Part of the Sulfuricurvum kujiense DSM 16994 genome, CAGTACGGCCAATCCCAATAGCGGACGCTGTTATAGACGGGATTTGTGCTCGGCGGCTGCTGTTTCTCACCGTTTTGGTTCGAGTAACCGATGGCGATTTCACTGCCGTCATCGGCGATGTATCCGGTTTTAAAACTGATTTTATAATCTTCGGTAGCGGAGCGAAGACGATCCCCCTCCGGCTGTGAAGCGCTCCCTGAATAATCATCGCTCAGGCGGAAATGGTTTTGATCGCTATATACGGCTCCGAGCTGGGCATAGAGATGGTCTTGGCGTGTACCGAGATTAAGCGAAGCGGTTTTACGGGAGAGTGCGGTATCGCTATCGAGAACCATTCCCACTTTGATTTCGCCCTCCAGAGGTTTGGTAGGACGTTTGGAGATGATATTGATAACGCCTCCCATTGTATTGGCTCCGTACGCAACGGATGAAAATCCTTTTGAAACATCGATTTGGGCAATATCGCTTGTCAGGAAACGGTCATAATCAAAGTTTCCGTCATAGGGAACATACACCGGAATACCGTCGATGAATACGCCGACCCGTTTTGCATCAAATCCGCGGATACTGAGTGTCGCTTCATTGCGTGCCCCCATCATACTCATGCTGACGCCGCTGATATTATTGAGCGCGTCGGCGACGGTTTCGCTGTTTTGCTGCGCAATGGTCTCTGCGCTCATCGTCTGTTCCAGAGGACTCTCTTCGAGCGGGGTATTAAGGACGTTGACCTGTCCCAGAGTAAAGGTGTCTGCCAGCACCGCGGAAGCGGCTAGAGAGATCAGCAACAGATGTTTTTTCATTTCATTTCCTTAAGTTTAAATGTACGGTCGGATTTCGGTATTGAACCGAGAGAGCATCCACCGATTTTGACCGTAGTCGGTGGAAGAAGGTTTGAGAACAAGATGGATATTCGACAACTCCTTTTGAATGGTTTTAATCGTCTTTAGACACTCCTCAACACTGCCGATAATGCCGTTTTCGAAGAACTTTGCACCGTTGAAAAACGCGTTGCGTTCTTCTAACAGGGCTTTATAGTTTTCCGGGTCAAAATGCGGCTGTATCTGTTCGGCTTGTGCGGCGCGCATACATTTGACAAAATGATCGATGCCGGGGATCGCACCGCATTGCGCTTCATCTGTCGTTTCGGCGACGTAAAAGACCCGCATGACGACCATCTGCGGATCATGCCCGGCGATGGAGCGATAAAAGTTGCGTGCCTCGATGCATTCGTCCAACGAGGCTCCTTGTGACATCATCAGCCCGTACCCGTGTGTCGCGGCGAATGCGATGGTCTCTTCGGAAGAGAAGGTGGCTATATAAAAGGGAATCTCTTGTTGGAGAGGCAGAGGTGCGAGAAGGGCATTGTTGATGTGGACGAATTGCCCGTTATACTCTGTAGGTTTTCCGTGCAGCAGCAGATCGATCGATTCTACCGTTTCGAACATGACGATTTTAAGCTCCTCTTTGGAACGGACGAAATGTCGGGTATCGGGGGCAAATCCCCCCTTGGCAAAGCCGGCATTGATCCGTCCCTTTGAGAGGTTGTCCAGTACGGCGATACTTTCGGCGAGGCGAACCGGATGGTAAAACGGAGCCAGAAAGCCTGCCGTTCCCAAACGGATACGTCCGGTACTCGCTGCACAATAGGCTATCATGGAGGCGGGGTCGGGGATAACGCTAAAGGCATTGAAATGGTGTTCGCCGAACCACGCTTCATCAAAGCCGAGTTCATCGGCCAATTCGACGAGATGAAGCTGTTCTAATATACTTTCATTGACGTTGCCCGAATAGTTTTCGGCCAGGCAAAATAATCCGATTTTCATACCATGCCTTTATTTGGTAATCACGGCCCAAAAGCCGCTTTCGTCGTCGATGATCTGATATTCGGAGGGTTTGAGCGATGCAAGAATTTCCGGCAGGGCTTCGCGTTCAGGCTGAATTCGATCTTTAAACGGGCTGCGCCAGTCGGGGTTGCGTTCACTCATCGTTGCAATAATTGTCTCGCGCAGTTTTGCATTGCCGAATCCGCCGCCGATGTATGCCATCCCTCCGGGCTTTAGAATACGCAGTATCTCGCTGTAGGCCTTATGCCAGTCATCCCAAAAAGGAGATGATCCGCGGCTGATGACGAGATGAACATCTTCATCCGGCAAGGGAATAGCATGTATATCACCGCAGACTAACGCACTGCGTTCTAACAGATTGTTAGTAAAGGTGTAGCCGAATACCAGATCGAGCATCTCTTCGGATTGGTCAAAAAAAGTGATGTGCAAATCGGTTATTTTTGCCATTGCGATACCGAGAGCTCCTGTGCCGCATCCGGCATCGAGGCATCGCCCCTCGGTGATGGAGGTAACATTTTTAATCTGCTCGGCGATTACGGGATAGATCGGAGCGAATACTTCACGGACAATACAGTCGAAACTTTGGGGATTGGTAGCGCCTTTCATACTCGACCTCCTTTAGAAAACCATGCTCAGTTCTAAACCGAGCGTGCGCCCTCGATCATAGTAATACCCCGTAACGTAACGGGTCGCATAGTGGTCATTGTTTAGATTGCGTCCATACAGTTTGCCGGTAAAGGTATAGTTTTTATATTTGAAATCTTTGGCGATATTGGCATCGATACGGTTGTAATCACCCAAATCGGCATACAACGTACCGATAGGGCTTGCAGAAGTTTGCCATCCCGACGTGTACTTATAAGAGAGATTGGCGCGGTAGTCATCCCATGAATGCGATACGATAGCCGTTATACCGTCTTCAGGAGACGAATAGCCGATCGCATCGGTGCTCACGCCGTTTGTTGCCGTTTCATTGCTAAGCATGTGGGTCCATGCAAACTGATAGTTTGTCCCTTGTGCAATATCCCCTTTGATCGCAAGCTCGATACCGCGGCGGTGAACGTCTGATTCGGTATAGTAATAATAAAGATTGCCGTCCGTATCGGTATAGGTGTTTGTCGTCGCTGTTTTTTGGTTTTTGGTATCGATATCAAACCAAGTGAAGGTCGGATTAAAGAACGGAATTAACCGGGCTTCAAGCGCTAGTTCGATCCGATCTTGCTTTTCGGAATGGAGGGGAACGCCGTTTTGGGTTCTGAGATCAAAATCGCCTGATGTCCCTTCACTTCCGTGAAAATATCGGGCATTTGTATTCAATATCTCGTTAATTTTCCAGCGCGCTCCGAGTGCGATCACTTCGGCAGGTGCCATATCGACGTCATTGTTAGCGGCATCTTTGGCTGAGCTGGTACTGGAGTTGTCGATGTGTTTGACGTCACGGCGGTATCCTGCATCCAGAATAACATCGCCATTGAAAAGTTTTTGCTCGATCGAGGCTGAGTATCCTGTGACGGTAGTGTCATAGCGGTTGTAGGTACTGCTGAGGTTAGGTCCGAATCCTTCCGAATCGGTGATCTGCCCTCCAAGTTGAATCAGTGTATCCCCAAAACGGGCATTATGTCTGAGGCTATAGCCTTTTGTTTTCTCATCATAGTGCCGTGTCGATTTCGTCGCATTGGCAAAGTTTTCATTATGTTCATTTTGTTCATACTCGGTTTTGAATGCGGAAAAGAGAGTTGTATGGGATTCATTCCACTGCATACTCATATCGGTAGAGAAAACGGATGTTTTCAGAGGATCATAATACCATTTTGCACTGTCCAATCCGCCGCTTAGGGTTATACCCCGCTGCATTTCAAAGCGTCCGCTGTCTTTATATCCCATCATGTTCAGACTAAAGCGTCCGAAATTGATCCCTCCCGAGATCATGCCCGAATCGGCATCGCTGCCGTCAAACCAGCTCTCTTTGCTCGGACGGTCATATCGAGAGATTAGCCCGCCGATGTAGCCGTTTAATCCTGAAGCCGCGGAACCTAACCGTGTTCCGACATAGAGACTTTCGCCGTTTGCGCTGGGCTGTGATACGGCCTGTTCGAGATATCCGGTGATGAGTCCCTCAGTTTTTTTAGGCTGTTTGGTACGAATGACGATAAATCCGGTATTCAAACCTGAACCGCTGTTTGAAGCCCCGATACCGATGGAGGGAGCTATGGCGAGTGCAGTGGAACCGCGAATAATCTGAATTTCTTCGATAGCGCTTAAGGGGATGTTTTGAAGGATTCGGCTCACAGAGGGAGGCAAAATAGCACCGTCAAGCATATATGTAATATTGCCTCCGCCTCTCATTTCCAAGCTGTATGGACTTCTACGCCCCTGATAGGTTAGTTCTAAGCCGTCGGCTTTGCCCAATAAATCAAATATATCTTTTGGGGCATAAGCCGCAATCTCTTTTTGAGTCATTACCTGCGTACCGAATTGTGCGGTGGATTCGACACGGTAAAGATTGGTGACGCTGTCTGGTTTCAGATCATCGCGCTCAACGCTCTGCGGTACTGAGACATGGATCGGCTCCAACGCTTTTGTGCTCCCCGTATCCGCTTCAGCAAAAGCGAATGAGGGAATAATAGCTGCTGCGGCAAATAAACTGAGGACAGCGTGTTTTGAATATACGATTTTTGTAACGTTCATTGTTTACTCCTTAAGATGTGAATCTTTTTGTGATTTAATGTATCAAATTTGATATAACGGTATCTAAAACGTTTAGCCCCTGTACCCAGGGAAGAAAAGGGTATTAAACCGTTTTACCTCCTGATCGATCGGTTTTATCAGATCGGGGTTAAACGAGTGGATAAGCCATCGTATCCCGAGCAGCCGCATAAATGAAGGGGGCCGTGTAATATAATTGAACGGAGTGTTCGGGACGCTCAAAACCCGCCCGGTTTTTACGGCACGAAGAGATTGCCACTGCGGGTTTGTTCGAACGGATGAAGCGAAAGATGGTTCCATCGCAACAATAACATCGGGATCGGCCAGCATAATGGTTTCCAGTGATATTTTTTCCATTCCGTAGTTGGAAGACATTTTGCACTCTAGGGCATTTTTCGCACCGCTGTAGGTGAAAGGTTCGAGGTGAAACGAGCCGTCGCATTCACTCGATAAGCCGTCAAGCCCTTCGGCAAAGTAGTAGCGTATATCTTTTCGTTTATCGAGTTTCGGCTGAAGCGATCGGATGAGCCCCAGCGTCTCTAGGGTATAGGAGACGAGCTCTTGGGCGCGTTTGGTATTTCCCGTAAGTTTCCCGTAGAGTTGGAACTGGGTGACTAAATCGTTGATCGATTCGTTATTGACCATCAGTACGGGGATACCGAGCGCACTCAATTTTTTTAGTTGGGTTTCGGCGCCGGTCGCTTTTCCCCACATCAGTATGACATCCGGTTTAACGGAAGCCAGTACTTCAACATTAGGGGTGTTCCCTTGGCCGAAAAAACCGCCGGCTACCGGTTTGGATGCGGCGATACCGGCGTAGGGCTTTTGATCTTCTTTAAAAGGGAAATTGAGTGCGGCGATCAGGGATGGATCGAATGCTAAAACGCTCATTGTCATCGGCGGCGATGCCGCATAGATTTTGGTCACGCGTTCAGGGATTGTGACGACTCTCCCGTAATCATCAGTAATCGTTCTGGCGTGTGAGGATACGGATAGGATAAAAACGGCAATGAGAAAAATCACAATTTTCATGAAATTCCTTTGTTAAAGATGGGAAGACATCGCGTATGGGTGTCATGGGTGATGAGATCGGCTTCGATCCCGTAGACGTCACGGATCATGGAAGGGGTAATGACGTCATCGGGGCTTCCATCGGCAATGATCTTTCCGCCGTTCATCACCGCAACGCGGGTGGAGACCAGGAGGGCATGATCGGGGTAATGGGTCGTTTTGAGAAAGGTATATCCCTGTTCACTGAGACGGACGATCAGTTCCAGAAGCCGGATCTGGTTTCCGTAATCTAGCCCCGATACCGGTTCGTCCATGATAAAGGTATCGACACCCTGTGTCAGTGCTCGTGCGAGAAGAACCATCTGTTTTTGCCCGCCGCTGAGCTGCCCGAAAGGACGGTTGGCTAAATCGGAAATTCCGACTCTCTCGAGCGATTCGCGGGCGATGGTGTGATCACCTGCGGAAGGGGCGGCAAAAAAACCGAGCTTCGATACCCGACCCATGATTACCATCTCCAATACGCTGTAGTTGAACGGCACGTTATGGTACTGCGGAATGTAGGCGATATGCGACGCGATCTCGCGGTGCGAATAGCGATGAAGCGATTTCTCATGGAGCCATATTTCACCGCGCTTTGCGCGGATGAGTTTGAGGATAAGACGGATCAGCGTGCTTTTGCCGCATCCGTTTGGCCCCAGCAGACTGACTACTTCTCCGCGTCGGAGGGTGAAATCGACACCCTCGAGTACCGGACGTGTCGGATAAGAGAAATGGAGGTCGTTGACCGTAATTATCGGTGTTAGTTCCATGCTGCCCTCGCGTTTTTAAGTACGATAATAAAGATAGGAATCCCGATGAGCGACGTGAGTATCCCGATGGGGATTTCGACACTGAAAGAGAGGCGGGAGATCGTATCGGCTAGGAGCAAAAACGCTCCGCCGACGATAGCCGAAAGGGGCATCAGAACACGATGGGACGGTCCGAGTGCCATACGGATGATGTGGGGGATAATAAGCCCGATCCATCCGATAATCCCCGCCATCACGACCGAAAGCGAGCCGGCAAGGGTTGCTAATACGATCGCTCCGAGGCGAACAAGGGTGACATTGATTCCCAGCGCTTTCGCTTCTTCGTCTCCCAAACTCATCAAGTCGAAGTATTTGCCCAGTACGATTAGGCCGATGATACTGGCGAGCATAGGGACAGAGATAAGTAATACGCCGTGCAGATCCGCCATCGTCAGGCTCCCCATCAGCCAGTAGACAATGGCGGGAAGGGTACTGTAGGGATCGGCGAGATATTTGATGATTGAGAGCAAAGAGGTAAAGAGGGCACTGCTGATGACTCCTCCGAGCACCAGCATCACGGTGGATCGTGAATTGGTCACCATCGTTCCGATCAATACGGCGACGCCGACGGCGACAAAACCGAAAGCGAACGCCAGCAGTTGGACGACATACCATTGCTCGCTTACCAACATCCCCAGCGCAGCACCGAACGATGCACCCGCCAATACGCCCAAAATACCGGGCGATACGAGAGGATTGACAAACATCGCCTGAAATGCGGCACCTGACGTGGCCAATGCCGATCCGATAAGGATGGCGAGCAATACCCTCGGAAGACGGATTTGCAAAATGATATTGTCGAGCAGTGTATAGGTATCGCACCCTGCGCCGCCGAACAGTTTAAACTGAAGATAAGCGATCAATGTCTCCAGTGAGATCGGGTATTGACCCCACAAAAGGGATAAGATGGCTATCATGCACAACATCAGTGTCGAGCCGATCATCCATCCCGCCGTTTTAAACTTTTTCATTACTGCCCTTAAAATTTTAGATTGATGCTGCCAAACAGTCCGAAAGGGGCACCGCTCTGATACGTGCTTGCCGTACCG contains:
- a CDS encoding LLM class flavin-dependent oxidoreductase, producing the protein MKIGLFCLAENYSGNVNESILEQLHLVELADELGFDEAWFGEHHFNAFSVIPDPASMIAYCAASTGRIRLGTAGFLAPFYHPVRLAESIAVLDNLSKGRINAGFAKGGFAPDTRHFVRSKEELKIVMFETVESIDLLLHGKPTEYNGQFVHINNALLAPLPLQQEIPFYIATFSSEETIAFAATHGYGLMMSQGASLDECIEARNFYRSIAGHDPQMVVMRVFYVAETTDEAQCGAIPGIDHFVKCMRAAQAEQIQPHFDPENYKALLEERNAFFNGAKFFENGIIGSVEECLKTIKTIQKELSNIHLVLKPSSTDYGQNRWMLSRFNTEIRPYI
- a CDS encoding class I SAM-dependent methyltransferase, which codes for MKGATNPQSFDCIVREVFAPIYPVIAEQIKNVTSITEGRCLDAGCGTGALGIAMAKITDLHITFFDQSEEMLDLVFGYTFTNNLLERSALVCGDIHAIPLPDEDVHLVISRGSSPFWDDWHKAYSEILRILKPGGMAYIGGGFGNAKLRETIIATMSERNPDWRSPFKDRIQPEREALPEILASLKPSEYQIIDDESGFWAVITK
- a CDS encoding TonB-dependent receptor plug domain-containing protein — encoded protein: MNVTKIVYSKHAVLSLFAAAAIIPSFAFAEADTGSTKALEPIHVSVPQSVERDDLKPDSVTNLYRVESTAQFGTQVMTQKEIAAYAPKDIFDLLGKADGLELTYQGRRSPYSLEMRGGGNITYMLDGAILPPSVSRILQNIPLSAIEEIQIIRGSTALAIAPSIGIGASNSGSGLNTGFIVIRTKQPKKTEGLITGYLEQAVSQPSANGESLYVGTRLGSAASGLNGYIGGLISRYDRPSKESWFDGSDADSGMISGGINFGRFSLNMMGYKDSGRFEMQRGITLSGGLDSAKWYYDPLKTSVFSTDMSMQWNESHTTLFSAFKTEYEQNEHNENFANATKSTRHYDEKTKGYSLRHNARFGDTLIQLGGQITDSEGFGPNLSSTYNRYDTTVTGYSASIEQKLFNGDVILDAGYRRDVKHIDNSSTSSAKDAANNDVDMAPAEVIALGARWKINEILNTNARYFHGSEGTSGDFDLRTQNGVPLHSEKQDRIELALEARLIPFFNPTFTWFDIDTKNQKTATTNTYTDTDGNLYYYYTESDVHRRGIELAIKGDIAQGTNYQFAWTHMLSNETATNGVSTDAIGYSSPEDGITAIVSHSWDDYRANLSYKYTSGWQTSASPIGTLYADLGDYNRIDANIAKDFKYKNYTFTGKLYGRNLNNDHYATRYVTGYYYDRGRTLGLELSMVF
- a CDS encoding ABC transporter substrate-binding protein, with product MKIVIFLIAVFILSVSSHARTITDDYGRVVTIPERVTKIYAASPPMTMSVLAFDPSLIAALNFPFKEDQKPYAGIAASKPVAGGFFGQGNTPNVEVLASVKPDVILMWGKATGAETQLKKLSALGIPVLMVNNESINDLVTQFQLYGKLTGNTKRAQELVSYTLETLGLIRSLQPKLDKRKDIRYYFAEGLDGLSSECDGSFHLEPFTYSGAKNALECKMSSNYGMEKISLETIMLADPDVIVAMEPSFASSVRTNPQWQSLRAVKTGRVLSVPNTPFNYITRPPSFMRLLGIRWLIHSFNPDLIKPIDQEVKRFNTLFFPGYRG
- a CDS encoding ABC transporter ATP-binding protein gives rise to the protein MELTPIITVNDLHFSYPTRPVLEGVDFTLRRGEVVSLLGPNGCGKSTLIRLILKLIRAKRGEIWLHEKSLHRYSHREIASHIAYIPQYHNVPFNYSVLEMVIMGRVSKLGFFAAPSAGDHTIARESLERVGISDLANRPFGQLSGGQKQMVLLARALTQGVDTFIMDEPVSGLDYGNQIRLLELIVRLSEQGYTFLKTTHYPDHALLVSTRVAVMNGGKIIADGSPDDVITPSMIRDVYGIEADLITHDTHTRCLPIFNKGIS
- a CDS encoding FecCD family ABC transporter permease — protein: MKKFKTAGWMIGSTLMLCMIAILSLLWGQYPISLETLIAYLQFKLFGGAGCDTYTLLDNIILQIRLPRVLLAILIGSALATSGAAFQAMFVNPLVSPGILGVLAGASFGAALGMLVSEQWYVVQLLAFAFGFVAVGVAVLIGTMVTNSRSTVMLVLGGVISSALFTSLLSIIKYLADPYSTLPAIVYWLMGSLTMADLHGVLLISVPMLASIIGLIVLGKYFDLMSLGDEEAKALGINVTLVRLGAIVLATLAGSLSVVMAGIIGWIGLIIPHIIRMALGPSHRVLMPLSAIVGGAFLLLADTISRLSFSVEIPIGILTSLIGIPIFIIVLKNARAAWN